In the Azospirillum humicireducens genome, CCTGCAAGGGGCTGATGGAGGTGATCGTTCTGACCGTCCTGCTGGAAGCGGGGGTGCTGTCCGGCGCCTGTTTCTCGGCGATGGTGCTGATGGCGGTGGCGGTCACCGCGCTGACCCAGCCCATGACCCGGCTGGCCGGATGGTGGCGCCCGGCCGGCGCCGCGTCGGCCGCAGCCGCGGGCGGACGGAACGGGGGCATGTGACCGTTAAATTGCCCTCTAGGCAACCGGCCGGCCTTTCCGTTAAAGAAACCCGACCGTTCACCCCGACAAAGGGCATCCTCCCGTGCAGACTCCCACCCGTGACGAGTGGCTCGCCAAGGCCCGTACCCTGTCCGAAGCGCTGCCCTACATGCGCCGCTATGCCGGGAGCACCTTCGTCATCAAGTACGGCGGCCACGCCATGGGCGACGCCAGCCTGGCGGAGCTTTTCGCGCGCGACATCGTCCTGCTGAAGCAGGTCGGCATCAATCCGGTGGTCGTCCATGGCGGCGGGCCGCAGATCGGCCAGATGCTGGAGCGGCTGAAGATCAAGTCCAGCTTCATCGACGGCCTGCGCGTCACCGACAAGGAGACGGTCGAGGTGGTCGAGATGGTGCTTGCCGGCTCCATCAACAAGCAGATCGTCGCCGCCATCAACAGCGCCGGCGGCCGGGCCGTCGGCCTGTCGGGCAAGGACAGCAACCTGATCACCGCCCGCCGGCTGGAGCGCGTGCAGCGCGATCCCGACAGCAACATCGAGAAGGTGCTGGACCTCGGCTTCGTCGGCGAGCCGTACAAGGTCAACCCGCAGATTCTGCATGCCCTGGCGCAGTCGGACATCATCCCGGTGATCGCGCCGGTCGGCTTCGACGTGAACGGCGACACCTACAACATCAATGCCGATACGGCGGCCGGCGCGGTCGCGGCGGCGGTGAAGGCGGCGCGCTTCTTCCTGCTGACCGACGTCGCCGGCGTTCTCGACAAGGACAAGACGCTGATCGAGAAGATGTCGCTGGAGGATGCCCACAGGGCCATCGCCGACGGCACCGCGTCCGGCGGCATGATCCCGAAGATCGAAACCTGCATCGGCGCGGTGGAGCAGGGTGTCGACGCCGCGGTTATCCTCGATGGCCGCGTGCCGCATGCACTGCTGCTCGAGATCTTCACCGAAGGCGGCGCCGGCACCCTGATCGGCAAGGCCTGACGCTGCAACGGGGGGCCGATGAGCGACCTGCGCAAGGACCTGCTCCGCCAGATGAAGGCCATCCGCGACCGGATGGACCCCAAGCTGGTGGAGCGCGCCAAGCTGGCGGCGTTGGGCAAGATCCCCTACGACAGCGACGCGGCGAAGGAGGCGGTCGGCCATTTCCTCGACGCCAAACGGGATGGCGGCGCCTTCCGCCGCAAGCTGGAACAGGCTTTGAAGGCGGAGGGGGCAACGCTGGACCTCGACACCGAGGGGAAAGCGCCTTCGCCGGTACAGCCGCCCCAGAAGCCCAGGCGTGGCGGGCGGATGACCTAGCCGCCTCAAGAGCCGCCGCCAACCTCGCAAGGAGCAGTGCCTTGCTGCATGTCTTCGTCAATGAGGGCGGTCTGCTGCGCTGGGCCAGGGAGGCCGCGGAGGGGGCGGATCCGCTGCCCGAGGCCTCCGTCTGGCTGGACCTGATCAACCCGACCGCCGAGGAGTTGGCGCGGGCGGAGACTCTGATCGGCGCCAGCCTGCCAACCCGCGAGCAGATGGCCGAGATCGAGGAATCGAGCCGGTTGCGCATCGCCGGGGGCGCCTTGACCATGACCGTCACCGCCCTGGTCTGGGCCGATACCGACGAGCCACGCATCGCCACGGTCAGCTTCGTGCTGGCCGGGCGCCGGCTGGTCACCATCCACGACATCGACCCCCAGGCCCTGCTGGCTTTCCGCCGCCGCGCCACCCATGGGCAGGTCCCCGCCTCCCGCGGGGAACTGGTTCTGGCGGCGCTGGTCGACGGGATGGTCGACCGGACGTCGGCTGTGCTGCGGCGGACCGGGGTCGAACTGGACGTGCTGAACCGCCGCTTCTTCCGTGGGCGCAAGCTGCGTTCGCGTGGCGAGACGTTGGACGACGCCCAGACGCTGAAGCGCATCGGCCATGCCGGCCACCTGATCGGCAAGGCCCGCATCAGCCTGGCCAGCCTGTCACGGATGGCCGATTTCCTGGCGCGCGGCGACGGCTGGAACTCCGGCAAGGCGACACGACGCTGGGCCAAGACGACGCTGCAGGATCTGCGCGGACTGGACCAGTACGCCCGCTTCCTGGCCGGCAAGGTCGCGTTGGCGCTGGACACCGCGCTGGGTCAGATCAACGTGGAGCAGAACGAGATCGTCAAGATCGTGTCGGTCCTGACCGTCCTGCTGTTCCCGCCAACCCTGGTCGCCAGCATCGGCGGCATGAATTTCAACGAGATGCCGGGGACCGACTCGCCCTTCGGCTATCCAAGCGCCTTGGGGCTGATGCTGTTGTCGGCGCTTCTGCCGATGATCTATGTTCGTCTGAAACGCTGGCTGTAGCACCGGATCTCCACAATGGGGTGAGCGGATCGTCCGCTGTTCTTTCCTTTTGACAGGGGGCGTCCGTCCCGGCAGGATGGGCGCATTCCAGGGGGGTCCCGACAGGGGGCTGAGATACCAACGGCCGGACGGCGCCAAGCGCTGCCGGCAGCGTGGTGACCCTTCGAACCTGATCCGGGTCATACCGGCGAAGGGAGGGACCTCGTGACGGGCCGATTCTCGCCCCGTCCGGCCGTATCAGCCCCGCCACGCCGGGGACTCATGCAGGGATACGGCCCGCACGAAGACACCGCACCTCCGTCCGCAGTCCCGGGTTTGTCCGCCCAACTCCGACGGAGAAACCCAATGCCCAAGGACTTCAACGACTCCGCCATCCGCATTTCGACCGGCCCACTGCCGTCGTCGCGCAAAATCCATGTGCCGGGCACGCGCTTTCCAGACCTGCGCGTCGCCATGCGCGAGATCGCCTTGTCGGGTGGCGAGCCTCCGCTGACCGTCTATGATTCATCCGGCCCCTACACCGACGGGTCGGTGAGCATCGACGTGCGCGCCGGGCTGGCCAAGCACCGCCGCGACTGGATCCTGGCCCGCGGCGACGTGGAGACCACCGACAGCGGCGTGCTGCGCGCCAAGGGCGGCGGGGCCGTCACGCAGATGGCCTATGCCCGCGCCGGCATCGTCACTGCGGAGATGGAGTATATCGCCGTCCGCGAGAATCTGGGCCGGGTCGCGGCAATCGGAGCCGCCCGCGACGGTGAGGATTTCGGGGCCGACATCCCCGACTTCATCACGCCGGAATTCGTGCGCGACGAGGTAGCGCGCGGGCGGGCAATCATTCCGTCCAACGTCAACCACCCCGAGTCGGAGCCGATGATCATCGGCCGGAACTTCCTGACCAAGATCAACGCCAACATCGGCAACTCCGCCGTGACCTCCTCGATCGAGGAGGAGGTGGAGAAGATGGTGTGGGCGATCCGTTGGGGCGCCGACACGGTGATGGACCTGTCCACCGGCGCCGACATCCACCGGACCCGCGAATGGATCCTGCGCAACTCCCCGGTTCCCATTGGCACCGTGCCGATCTATCAGGCTTTGGAAAAGGTGAAGGGCAGGGCCGAGGACCTGACCTGGGAGCTGTTCCGTGAGACGTTGATCGAGCAGGCGGAGCAGGGCGTCGATTACTTCACCATCCATGCCGGCCTGCGGCTGGCCCATATCCCGCTGACCGCCAAGCGGGTGACCGGCATCGTCTCGCGCGGCGGCTCGATCATCGCCAAATGGTGTCTGGCGCATCATCGCGAGAGCTTCCTCTACGACCATTTTGCCGACATCGTCGAGATCTGCCGCGCCTATGACGTCGCGCTGTCGATGGGAGACGGGTTGCGGCCGGGCAGCCAGGCCGACGCCAACGACGCCGCCCAGTTCGCCGAGCTGGAAACCCTGGGCGAGTTGACCAAGATCGCCTGGGCGCGCGACGTGCAGGTGATGATCGAAGGGCCGGGCCATGTGCCGATGCACAAGATCAAGCACAATGTCGAAAAGCAGTTGGCCCTGTGCGGCGAGGCGCCCTTCTACACGCTGGGGCCGCTGGTGACCGACATCGCTCCGGGATACGATCACATCACCAGCGCCATCGGTGCGGCGATGATCGGCTGGTTCGGCACGGCGATGCTCTGCTACGTCACGCCGAAGGAGCATCTGGGGCTGCCCGACCGCGATGACGTGAAGGCCGGCGTCATCGCCTACAAGATCGCTGCCCACGCCGCCGACCTTGCCAAGGGCCATCCGGCGGCCCGCCTGCGTGACGACGCCATGTCGCGCGCCCGCTTCTCCTTCCGTTGGCGCGACCAGTTCGCCCTGTCGCTCGATCCCGAGACGGCGATGGCCTATCACGACGAGACCCTGCCGGCCGAAGGGGCCAAGACCGCGCATTTCTGTTCGATGTGCGGGCCGAAATTCTGTTCGATGAAGATCACGCAGGAAATCCGCGACGCCGCGGAGTCCGGCATGGCCGAGATGTCGCAGAAGTTCCGCGAGTCGGGCGGGGAGATTTACCAGCCGGCGGCGGAGTGAGGTCTCGGCAGCGATGCCCCCTCCCTAACCCTCCCCCGCTAATGCGGGAGAGGGGACTGCCGCCGAACGCCGACAAAGGTCCAATTCCCTCCCCCGCCCAGCGGGGGAGGGTCAGGGTGGGGGCAGCAACGCCTCCACTCACCCCGCGTACCTGATCTCCAGCACCTCCACCTGTTCCATGCCCGCCGGCGTGCGCAC is a window encoding:
- the argB gene encoding acetylglutamate kinase; translation: MQTPTRDEWLAKARTLSEALPYMRRYAGSTFVIKYGGHAMGDASLAELFARDIVLLKQVGINPVVVHGGGPQIGQMLERLKIKSSFIDGLRVTDKETVEVVEMVLAGSINKQIVAAINSAGGRAVGLSGKDSNLITARRLERVQRDPDSNIEKVLDLGFVGEPYKVNPQILHALAQSDIIPVIAPVGFDVNGDTYNINADTAAGAVAAAVKAARFFLLTDVAGVLDKDKTLIEKMSLEDAHRAIADGTASGGMIPKIETCIGAVEQGVDAAVILDGRVPHALLLEIFTEGGAGTLIGKA
- a CDS encoding magnesium transporter CorA family protein, with translation MLHVFVNEGGLLRWAREAAEGADPLPEASVWLDLINPTAEELARAETLIGASLPTREQMAEIEESSRLRIAGGALTMTVTALVWADTDEPRIATVSFVLAGRRLVTIHDIDPQALLAFRRRATHGQVPASRGELVLAALVDGMVDRTSAVLRRTGVELDVLNRRFFRGRKLRSRGETLDDAQTLKRIGHAGHLIGKARISLASLSRMADFLARGDGWNSGKATRRWAKTTLQDLRGLDQYARFLAGKVALALDTALGQINVEQNEIVKIVSVLTVLLFPPTLVASIGGMNFNEMPGTDSPFGYPSALGLMLLSALLPMIYVRLKRWL
- the thiC gene encoding phosphomethylpyrimidine synthase ThiC, with amino-acid sequence MPKDFNDSAIRISTGPLPSSRKIHVPGTRFPDLRVAMREIALSGGEPPLTVYDSSGPYTDGSVSIDVRAGLAKHRRDWILARGDVETTDSGVLRAKGGGAVTQMAYARAGIVTAEMEYIAVRENLGRVAAIGAARDGEDFGADIPDFITPEFVRDEVARGRAIIPSNVNHPESEPMIIGRNFLTKINANIGNSAVTSSIEEEVEKMVWAIRWGADTVMDLSTGADIHRTREWILRNSPVPIGTVPIYQALEKVKGRAEDLTWELFRETLIEQAEQGVDYFTIHAGLRLAHIPLTAKRVTGIVSRGGSIIAKWCLAHHRESFLYDHFADIVEICRAYDVALSMGDGLRPGSQADANDAAQFAELETLGELTKIAWARDVQVMIEGPGHVPMHKIKHNVEKQLALCGEAPFYTLGPLVTDIAPGYDHITSAIGAAMIGWFGTAMLCYVTPKEHLGLPDRDDVKAGVIAYKIAAHAADLAKGHPAARLRDDAMSRARFSFRWRDQFALSLDPETAMAYHDETLPAEGAKTAHFCSMCGPKFCSMKITQEIRDAAESGMAEMSQKFRESGGEIYQPAAE